The nucleotide sequence GGTGCCACAGGTGCCGGCCCGCCTCCGGTGGTGAGGGGCGGGGGTCGCCGCGACCCCCGGCGCCCGTCCCAGCCCTGAGCAATGAGGAATCCCACCGGCGTGCTCGGGGGGCCCGGGGTCCGGCGCGGGGAGGGCGCGTGGGGCAGCCGCCCGGGGTCGCCGCCCTCCTCGCCCTCCGGACCTACTGCCCCTCGTTCCCACCCCGGACAAGAGCACCTTCTATTTCCCTGAAGAAGATCCCCGAACTGCGACTGAGGAGGGTCCCGGGCAGCCTCTGTCCTTCCGGCCGCCCAGCTGCCgcgcgggcggggcgggcgggcgcggGGGCAGCCCCGGAGCACCAGAGGGAGGCCCCCGCCTCTGTCCTGAGACGGACTCGGGGTCCGGAAGCACCGGCGGGGCGGCCCCGGGCCCGGAGCGCCTCCCGACGCCGGGGCGCGGCGAACACCTAGCTCTGTACAAGGGAAGCTTTACATATAAATACCGTTTCTTAcaaaattgataataataataacaacaatagaaTAAAGCGGCAGGATCCCGAGGGCGCCGGGCGCGGCCGGCCCCCCACGCGCCACGGGCCCCGCGGCTacggggaggcggcggcggcaggcGCGGGGCCGGGGGGCGCGGGGGCGCCGAGGGCCGCCAGCTCCAGGCTccgcgcccccggccccgccgccgccgcctcggaGAGCGACTCCTCCGAGTCGGTGCGCAGGTcctcgtcgtcgtcgtcgtcctcgtcgtcgtcgtcgtcgtcctcGTCGTCGTCGTCCTCGTCGTCGTCCGCCTCCTCCTCGTtcagctccagctcctcctcgTCGTCCTCCTGCGACGACTCGCCGGGCGCGGGGCCGGGCGCGGCGGGACCGGCGCGGGGCCCGGGGGCGTCGGGCGGGCGGGGGTCGCCCGCGTCGTccggcccccgccccgggccGGGCAGGAAGAGCAGGGCCGCGGCGGGCTCGGCGCCGGGCGGGGGCGCGCAGTCCAGGCTGGCGGCCNNNNNNNNNNNNNNNNNNNNNNNNNNNNNNNNNNNNNNNNNNNNNNNNNNNNNNNNNNNNNNNNNNNNNNNNNNNNNNNNNNNNNNNNNNNNNNNNNNNNNNNNNNNNNNNNNNNNNNNNNNNNNNNNNNNNNNNNNNNNNNNNNNNNNNNNNNNNNNNNNNNNNNNNNNNNNNNNNNNNNNNNNNNNNNNNNNNNNNNNNNNNNNNNNNNNNNNNNNNNNNNNNNNNNNNNNNNGCAGGAGGAGCGGGGCCGCGGCGGGCGCGGCGCCGGGCGGGGGCGCGCAGCCCAGGCTGGCGGCCGGGCCGGGCGCGGGGCCCTCGGCGccgggggaggcggcggcggcgggcggctcGCCGCGCTCCTGCTTCTCGTGCTTGCGCTTGTGCGAGTCCATCTGCGACATGCCCACGACCGTGTGGCGGCAGCCGGGGTAGGTGCAGTGGAAGTGCGAGCACTTGAGCTTGTACTTGCAGTCGGGCACGGCGCAGTCGGCGCTCGAGCTGAACTGGCAGAAGCCCGCCGCGCTGATCACGTCCTGCTTGCCGTGGTGCTTCCGGTGCGCCGTGACCTTGGTGCTGTCGGTGCAGCGGAAGCGGCAGCGCAGGCAGTGGAAGTGCGTGCTGGTGCCCGAGAAAGGGCAGTCGGCGAAGTGGCAGCTGAGCGAGGCCTTGAAGCGCTTGAAGTCGTCCAGCACGAGGTTGTCCACGCGGTCGTGGTGCTGCGCGTGCTTGTACATGTGCGTGCGTCCGCAGAACTTGTAGCCGCAGTTCTCGCGCGTGCAGTGGTAGTGGGTGACCTTGAGCGAGAACTGGCAGGCCACGTCCTTGCAGTCCTCGTAGAGGTCGAAGCGCCGGAAGCCCTCCAGCATCATGCCCTCATCCAGCATCTTGCGCGAGGAGGCCGTCTTGCGCCGCTTGCCGAACGGCGACATGTCCTCAATGATCCAGAAGCGCTTTTTGGCCCCGGAGGCTGTCGGCATGGAGATGGTgttccctggggaggggggcttgGTCAGCGCCCACGTGCGCACCCTACCCAGGATTACACCCACGCGAGATCCCCGATCTCGGCgcggtgggcggggggggggggctgccTGGGGGGGGCTGCCCTCAAGGACAACTCCACTTCCCGTCGCTCTGGGGGCCTCTCCCATGaccacccctaccccacccccaggatAGCTGGGGAGCCCCAGGCTTCCCCCTTCGTCATCCGCATCTGCAGGCTGACCGCACCGCTCACCCTGGTGGGTGGCGGAGCAAGCAGCTCTGGGGGATGTGGGTGGGAAGTGAGGACACGTCCTGGCGCTAATTGAAGCTGAAGGGGGAATCTAGGTCGGCAGAGTGTAATTACCCAAGTTGGACGGGGGCCAGGACGCCATCACGCACCAGCCTCTAATGAGGGACAGGCCGGCTCCTTCTCCCGGCCGGCTAACCAGTTTCCCGGGCTGCCGGCCTGTCTGCGCCTGGGACCAGCCTACTCGCAACAGGGATGCCGGGCGCCCTGGGGCTGTTTGGGGCTGTAACTCCCCACCCCGAGGCGCACCTTCTCCTTGGTACCAGAAGGTCCTTTCAGGTCTTGGGGTGTCCCGCCCCCAGTGGACTGGGAGAGGGCAGCTGTGCTGCAGGGCCAGGACTGGAGCAGGGGCTCGCTCGGCCGGCGGATGGGCTCCATCTGCGCCCTCCCCCTCCTGGTCCCAACCGCGTCCCTCGGCTTAGGATGCCCCGTTGCCAGGGCCGCTTAATCCACTGCGTGGTTGTGCTTCCCGTTACTCCCCTTTCTGCACAGGCAGCTGGGGAAGGGGTCGCCGTCCCGGGACTCCCTGCTCCACGCTCCAGGCCTAGCCCTCCCCAG is from Physeter macrocephalus isolate SW-GA unplaced genomic scaffold, ASM283717v5 random_1370, whole genome shotgun sequence and encodes:
- the LOC114485314 gene encoding zinc finger protein castor homolog 1-like codes for the protein MTSHARKHMRRMLGKNFDRVPSSQGPPSLMDTETDEYMDYTGCSPGAMSSESSTMDRSCSSTPVGNESTAAGCPAPPPPPPPPAAAGDEAARVAPQPPLTPSFSPAVLRAPLPSLPCLFSPPCLSYSLLSAALGATRGPAHPISSPPSFPPVTASPTPVKSDAPLVQDAAGNTISMPTASGAKKRFWIIEDMSPFGKRRKTASSRKMLDEGMMLEGFRRFDLYEDCKDVACQFSLKVTHYHCTRENCGYKFCGRTHMYKHAQHHDRVDNLVLDDFKRFKASLSCHFADCPFSGTSTHFHCLRCRFRCTDSTKVTAHRKHHGKQDVISAAGFCQFSSSADCAVPDCKYKLKCSHFHCTYPGCRHTVVGMSQMDSHKRKHEKQERGEPPAAAASPGAEGPAPGPAASLGCAPPPGAAPAAAPLLLLDCAPPPGAEPAAALLFLPGPGRGPDDAGDPRPPDAPGPRAGPAAPGPAPGESSQEDDEEELELNEEEADDDEDDDDEDDDDDDEDDDDDEDLRTDSEESLSEAAAAGPGARSLELAALGAPAPPGPAPAAAASP